From the genome of Nicotiana sylvestris chromosome 1, ASM39365v2, whole genome shotgun sequence:
AATACAGTGCTCAGGCTAGCTTTATTGGCGAAATGTGGCAACCCAAGATTGACAGCAGGATCTTCAACTTCTCCGGAATTGCTTATGTTGGGATAGCCCAAGATTGCTTGAAAAGTGTTACCaccttcaggtttatataccagTATATCACGTTTTCCGTTGTCCATATCAATTGATCTGTCCAAATCCATAGATTTTACCATTCCTGCAGCATCTTCAGAGTAAATATCCTGCAACCTTTTTGCGAAAGTATTTTCCTCCACTTGTACTGATGATCCACTTTCAGCCCTAGAGCGGCGAAGCTCAGCTTCCATCTCCTCCAAGCGCCTCCGTAGCATTTCAAATTCTTGTTGCTGCTGCAACACTCTTTCTTCCATCTTCCTCCTTTCCATTTCAACAATTTCATTTGCCATTTTCTGACATTCTTGTATCCTCATTTCCAACTCACTCTTCAACGTCTGAGTTCGCTCATTCACTTTAACATTGATCTCCTCAGTTATCTCTGTTCCCTTTCCTTGTACTAACTCAAGTTTGGTCCTTAGTGTAGCAATTTCCTCTTCTTTCCTCATAAGCGCTTTCTGAGCTTCGTTACGCTCTTTCTCTTTCAGCTTGTTCTCCATCTGAAGCTTGTAGATAAACTGGTCCATAACGGCAATCCTTGATCCCAAAATAACTGCCGATGAGGAAGAATCTTCTGCACCTTTCTCTTTCAATGGCGTATGAGGGCCACGGACAATACATTTCGCTTTGGCTCCATACTCTAGAGTAGAGATCGTCTTGTGTAGTTCTTTAGGATCCGGGCTCGCACACAGTATCATGAGAATTTTGGACTTGTCGTCCTCAAAAGAATCCTACATCAAATATAGTTGAATCAACATCAGCAAGTCTATGAACAAATTCTAAAAGCAATCTGCCCATACTATATATAAATGGTATATACACAAAATCTACCTGTAGGAGCATTGTTAACTTGCTATCTCTAAACGGAACATGAGAATCGCCATTTGCAATTGATTCAACAACCCTCTTCAATGCAATGTTTCCCTGGTTTATTTTCGCAGTCTGCAATATTTAATACCAGTAAGACAGCAAATATATCAACGAGATGGTCATATATTTTGAGGTACTTTAAaggaaaatcagataataagcaaGCTAAAGAGAATCCAGAACTCTTACCTGCATTTTTGCTTCCAAACCAGTTTGACCAGCTTGTTCAATATTCTCAGAACCAGCCATGTCCACAAGCATCAGTCGCCCTCCCACTGTTGGAACGTCAAGGATTATCTGTACAATGACATTTTAGCCGCCTTTAGTGAAATTGAAGACGAATATGCATAGCTGAAACTAGAAATAAAACGAACTTGTTTCCATGAAAATGTGATTAAACATATACTACCATGCAGTGGCTCCGAGAGCTCCTCTCATTACACAGGGTGCTCTTTACGGTTCTTCTCTTTTCCACTTTCTGGATCTCTTTCGATATCTTTATAGCTTCAGTCCCCGAGATAAAAGTTGCATTTTTTGGTTTTTTGCAAATAACTTCCAGCTTCACCTGCAAAGGTAAAGGACAGGACCAACATTGTATAGACATAAAAATCAGAAAGCAAAATCATACctcctttctcatttttaaaaGTTTCACATGATAGCGAACTTAAGTTACTAACTTCTGAGTATAAACGTCTGTTAGTCATAGATCAACAATGAAAACGACACCTCATTCTCATTGACATTTTCTGTATAGGTGTTATTCTTCCATGCATGATGTTATGGATTGAGGGAAATGTATGTCGAGCGAGCTTAGGTAAAGCACTAGAAAGTTACTGACATTTCGGAATTTAACAAGACCACTACTATCCCAAGTCAGTTCGGGGGAATACTAAGTGAGGGAACATAAAGGGGATTCATGTTTTATGTGAGATAAAAATACTAAACTACATTGAGCAAATGTCACTTAAATAGCAACAAGCACATCTGTATATCACAAATTATAGAAAGTCGACTGGAATTCATATTAACATGAAAACTTAAACAATAAAAAACCTTAATAATGGCTGCTACAAGTTCAAGTACATCAGCCAGCGcatattaaatataaataaacacaGCTATCATGTGAATAAATTAGCAAAACTTTTCTCAAACCACAATTATAATGCTAAGGTTCAGCAGTTCAGTAGCAGAATCAACAATACAGGACTAAACATGTTGTACTAAAAACTCAAGAAACATATAAATACAAAAACAAGCTACAGTCAAAAATATCAGATAAGATACTACTAGTCTGTGTCTACATATATCCACAACGGTGCATCAACTGTCAAAACATTGCTAGTAGAAATTCTATTTTTACCTTAGAAGCACTAACCTTGGACTAACCAAAACCAAATCTTCCACCACTATTAGTCGTCGATAACAAATCATAAATTTCCTTAGCATTTCGGTTTTTAACAAGACCGCTACTATCCCAGTCAGGTAGGGGAAATACTAAGGAGGAAACAACAAGTGGAATTATGTGAGAGAAAATATATTGAACTACATTGAGCAAATGTCACTTAAATAACAACCAGCGCATCTATTTAACACAAACTACAGAAAGCCAACTGGATTTTCTATTGACAAGAAAACTTAAACAATAACCTAATAATGGTTGCTATAAATTCAAGTATATCAGCTAGCACATTTAGAAACTGGAGCATTATAAGCATTTTCCTTGATACAAATAAACACAGCTTGCATGTGAATTTACTAGCATAACTTTTCTCAAACTCAAGAAACATATTGATAGAAAAACATGATACAGAAAAAAAATATCAGATAAGATACTACAAGTCTATGCTACATATATCCACAACAGTGCATCAACTATCAAAAATTGCCAgaagaaaaatctatttttacCTTAGAAGCACTGGCTTTAGACCAACCAAAACCAAATCCACCACCACTATTAGTCGACGATAACAAATCATAAATTTCCTCATTATATATCTCCAAAACAGTAACCTGAACAAATGTGCCAACACCAATTTTGTCACTATTCTCATCATTCTCATCACCCAATATATTCCTCAATGACTTATACACAATACCAGGCTGCTTAACACTCCCAAACATTGTATGACTTTTACCAGCACCAGTTGGTCCATACATCATTATTGTACATTTATCACCTAATTTCACACCATCAATTCTTGACTCCACAAATTTCTTATAAAACTCATCAAGATCCTCTTCTTCAGACAATGAAACGCCATCAAGGGTAAAATCTCTATACCCTATGTCAGTCCTAACGCGTAAGGACCGATGATCTGAGTTTACTTGTAACTCTGATAAAGATTTGTCCTTTTTATTATCAGAGTAATCGCGAATACGACCTATAACCTCAACGGGATGCTCTGGTGGTGGCCCTTCTTTTACTGTTGTAGTGAAGTTTAAACGATGTTTTGATTGTGGGGTTCTTGAATTAACCACATGGGGTTGATTCAATTTTGATAATGGAGATGGGGTTATCTGATTCTTTGGTGTAGGAGTCATTGAAGAAGTAAAAGAGGAGAATAAACCCCAGAATTCAAGAAAAGATTCAAACTTTGAAATAGGGTTTCTTTTGATTACTGATTGGATTCAAATTCAGATATTTTTTGGGAGAGATAGAAgagctaaaaatggaaaaatggtTTGAAAGTTCAAATGCTTATGCTCTAAATCTGCAACCGGGTAGAGTAACGGCTAGTTTCAATTTTTTACTGGGCTTGGATCGGTATTTACCTAATTGGGCCAGCCCGAGTCGAGTACTACCATTTACCTCTCTTTTCCCTTCTAACCTTTTTTTCTTTGCAGCTTGATAAATATAGTAATTAAACAGCCTGATTCTAATATTCTTAAGGGGTATCCCCCCCCCccgccacacacacacacacatacacaaactAT
Proteins encoded in this window:
- the LOC104247677 gene encoding kinesin-like protein KIN-10A, which encodes MTPTPKNQITPSPLSKLNQPHVVNSRTPQSKHRLNFTTTVKEGPPPEHPVEVIGRIRDYSDNKKDKSLSELQVNSDHRSLRVRTDIGYRDFTLDGVSLSEEEDLDEFYKKFVESRIDGVKLGDKCTIMMYGPTGAGKSHTMFGSVKQPGIVYKSLRNILGDENDENSDKIGVGTFVQVTVLEIYNEEIYDLLSSTNSGGGFGFGWSKASASKVKLEVICKKPKNATFISGTEAIKISKEIQKVEKRRTVKSTLCNERSSRSHCMIILDVPTVGGRLMLVDMAGSENIEQAGQTGLEAKMQTAKINQGNIALKRVVESIANGDSHVPFRDSKLTMLLQDSFEDDKSKILMILCASPDPKELHKTISTLEYGAKAKCIVRGPHTPLKEKGAEDSSSSAVILGSRIAVMDQFIYKLQMENKLKEKERNEAQKALMRKEEEIATLRTKLELVQGKGTEITEEINVKVNERTQTLKSELEMRIQECQKMANEIVEMERRKMEERVLQQQQEFEMLRRRLEEMEAELRRSRAESGSSVQVEENTFAKRLQDIYSEDAAGMVKSMDLDRSIDMDNGKRDILVYKPEGGNTFQAILGYPNISNSGEVEDPAVNLGLPHFANKASLSTVFEEDEEGDGELEVQKEVIEEKRICSGLLNHGTSCLRPAPDDFSDLSKDTDVCMGAAPSRKVLIENIFTLCGNYRELSHHSIIPAKPAEKNVKDTDFSSPTDKTIGAVKDFHTPSVGFSKDHSPSVYPETIKKSSVNQTKTFKSSYDSKENFNPTGLLTPQSVIKEVGIGLSPKVGEHLSRTPFVTVKRYVNNS